A genome region from Mastacembelus armatus chromosome 8, fMasArm1.2, whole genome shotgun sequence includes the following:
- the LOC113140975 gene encoding ethanolamine-phosphate cytidylyltransferase-like isoform X1 codes for MIKNGHHHRQVNTAAGKDAGTTPGAAACSPEKRRRRIRVWCDGCYDMVHYGHSNQLRQAKAMGDYLIVGVHTDSEIAKHKGPPVFTQEERYKMVRAIKWVDEVVEGAPYVTTLETLDKYNCDFCVHGDDITLTVDGKDTYEEVKKSGRYRECKRTQGVSTTDLVGRMLLMTKAHHSNIDSSDYQQHTDNFGKGSHGQKGHSPWTGVSQFLQTSQKIIQFASGQEPQPGDTIIYVAGAFDLFHIGHVDFLEAVHKLADKPYIIVGLHFDQEVNRYKGKNYPIMNVHERTLSVLACRYVSEVVIGAPFAVTKDLLDHFKVDLVCHGKTEIYPDKDGSDPYAEPRRKGILRTVDSGNSLTTDAIVQRIIKNRLLFEARNQKKEAKEIAVIQAMKRHEEEKTKERAQAVL; via the exons ATGATCAAGAACGGACATCACCACCGCCAAGTGAATACAGCAGCCGGGAAAGACGCAGGGACGACCCCCGGCGCCGCAGCTTGCAGTCCCGAGAAGAGGAGGCGAAGAATCCGGGTGTGGTGCGACGGCTG CTATGATATGGTGCATTATGGCCACTCCAACCAGCTGCGACAGGCCAAGGCAATGGGAGATTACCTCATCGTTGGAGTTCACACAGACA GTGAAATCGCAAAGCACAAGGGTCCACCAGTCTTCACTCAGGAAGAAAGATATAAGATGGTCCGTGCCATAAAATGGGTGGATGAGGTCGTGGAAGGAGCTCCTTATGTCACCACCCTCGAGACTCTTGACAAGTACAACTGTGACTTCTGTGTGCATGGAG ATGACATAACTCTAACAGTGGATGGAAAGGATACATATGAGGAGGTGAAGAAGTCGGGACGGTACAG GGAGTGTAAGAGAACCCAGGGAGTTTCAACCACAGATCTGGTTGGCAGGATGTTGCTGATGACCAAAGCACATCACAGCAACATT GATAGTTCGGATTATCAGCAGCACACAGACAACTTTGGAAAG GGGTCGCATGGTCAGAAGGGCCACAGTCCCTGGACGGGGGTGTCTCAGTTCCTACAGACTTCACAGAAGATCATCCAGTTTGCTTCAGGCCAGGAGCCTCAACCCGGAGACACTATCATCTATGTGGCAGGAGCCTTTGACCTCTTCC ACATTGGCCATGTGGACTTCCTGGAAGCAGTGCATAAGCTTGCAGATAAGCCATACATTATCGTGGGGTTGCACTTTGATCAG GAGGTGAATCGCTATAAAGGGAAAAACTACCCCATCATGAATGTCCATGAGAGAACACTCAGCGTCCTGGCTTGTCGA TATGTCTCAGAAGTGGTGATTGGTGCACCCTTTGCAGTCACAAAAGATTTGCTGGACCATTTTAAG GTGGATCTTGTTTGTCatggaaagacagaaatatacCCTGACAAGGATGGATCTGACCCTTATGCT GAGCCTAGGAGGAAAGGAATCCTGCGTACTGTTGACAGTGGGAACAGCCTCACAACAGATGCCATTGTGCAGAGGATAATCAAAAACAG GTTGCTATTTGAAGCGAGGAACCAGAAGAAAGAGGCCAAAGAGATTGCTGTGATCCAGGCCATGAAACGACATGAGGAGGAAAAGACTAAAGAAAGAGCTCAGGCTGTGTTGTAG
- the LOC113140975 gene encoding ethanolamine-phosphate cytidylyltransferase-like isoform X2, producing the protein MIKNGHHHRQVNTAAGKDAGTTPGAAACSPEKRRRRIRVWCDGCYDMVHYGHSNQLRQAKAMGDYLIVGVHTDSEIAKHKGPPVFTQEERYKMVRAIKWVDEVVEGAPYVTTLETLDKYNCDFCVHGDDITLTVDGKDTYEEVKKSGRYRECKRTQGVSTTDLVGRMLLMTKAHHSNIDSSDYQQHTDNFGKKGHSPWTGVSQFLQTSQKIIQFASGQEPQPGDTIIYVAGAFDLFHIGHVDFLEAVHKLADKPYIIVGLHFDQEVNRYKGKNYPIMNVHERTLSVLACRYVSEVVIGAPFAVTKDLLDHFKVDLVCHGKTEIYPDKDGSDPYAEPRRKGILRTVDSGNSLTTDAIVQRIIKNRLLFEARNQKKEAKEIAVIQAMKRHEEEKTKERAQAVL; encoded by the exons ATGATCAAGAACGGACATCACCACCGCCAAGTGAATACAGCAGCCGGGAAAGACGCAGGGACGACCCCCGGCGCCGCAGCTTGCAGTCCCGAGAAGAGGAGGCGAAGAATCCGGGTGTGGTGCGACGGCTG CTATGATATGGTGCATTATGGCCACTCCAACCAGCTGCGACAGGCCAAGGCAATGGGAGATTACCTCATCGTTGGAGTTCACACAGACA GTGAAATCGCAAAGCACAAGGGTCCACCAGTCTTCACTCAGGAAGAAAGATATAAGATGGTCCGTGCCATAAAATGGGTGGATGAGGTCGTGGAAGGAGCTCCTTATGTCACCACCCTCGAGACTCTTGACAAGTACAACTGTGACTTCTGTGTGCATGGAG ATGACATAACTCTAACAGTGGATGGAAAGGATACATATGAGGAGGTGAAGAAGTCGGGACGGTACAG GGAGTGTAAGAGAACCCAGGGAGTTTCAACCACAGATCTGGTTGGCAGGATGTTGCTGATGACCAAAGCACATCACAGCAACATT GATAGTTCGGATTATCAGCAGCACACAGACAACTTTGGAAAG AAGGGCCACAGTCCCTGGACGGGGGTGTCTCAGTTCCTACAGACTTCACAGAAGATCATCCAGTTTGCTTCAGGCCAGGAGCCTCAACCCGGAGACACTATCATCTATGTGGCAGGAGCCTTTGACCTCTTCC ACATTGGCCATGTGGACTTCCTGGAAGCAGTGCATAAGCTTGCAGATAAGCCATACATTATCGTGGGGTTGCACTTTGATCAG GAGGTGAATCGCTATAAAGGGAAAAACTACCCCATCATGAATGTCCATGAGAGAACACTCAGCGTCCTGGCTTGTCGA TATGTCTCAGAAGTGGTGATTGGTGCACCCTTTGCAGTCACAAAAGATTTGCTGGACCATTTTAAG GTGGATCTTGTTTGTCatggaaagacagaaatatacCCTGACAAGGATGGATCTGACCCTTATGCT GAGCCTAGGAGGAAAGGAATCCTGCGTACTGTTGACAGTGGGAACAGCCTCACAACAGATGCCATTGTGCAGAGGATAATCAAAAACAG GTTGCTATTTGAAGCGAGGAACCAGAAGAAAGAGGCCAAAGAGATTGCTGTGATCCAGGCCATGAAACGACATGAGGAGGAAAAGACTAAAGAAAGAGCTCAGGCTGTGTTGTAG
- the LOC113140976 gene encoding guanine nucleotide-binding protein G(o) subunit alpha-like has product MFCCLRALPVPLQMCMGMCPHQDITEEGKKAKLQSSKIEQDLSEHARTEMNVVKILMLGTAESGKSTLIKQIKIIHSHGFSKQELISFKPAVLDNLLNSMKFVLRGMGMLRINLANKNNKIHARSILSCSHCLGDDHELLPFVAHAFCSLWADQGVRAAAARGYEFELNDSALYFFENMSRIIAPNYVPTETDVLRVRVRTCGIIETQFQVDGVMFRLYDVGGQRSERRKWLRCFDCIQAVLFVVALSSYDTTLMDDPSVNRLQESLELFTSICSNTIFKRTSLILFMNKTDLFRAKILCSGRHLRFYLSSYKGADVDVDAAARHITAMFSACNNNPDKTVYHHFTTATDTTNVQVVFQMVIDLIVKQNVAAVQLL; this is encoded by the exons ATGTTTTGTTGTCTTAGAGCACTGCCTGTCCCACTGCAG ATGTGCATGGGAATGTGCCCTCACCAGGATATTACAGAAGAGGGTAAAAAGGCTAAACTCCAGAGCTCTAAAATAGAACAAGACCTTAGTGAACATGCCAGGACTGAGATGAATGTGGTGAAAATCCTCATGCTTG GAACTGCAGAGAGTGGAAAGAGTACCCTGATCAAACAGATAAAGATCATTCACAGTCATGGCTTCTCCAAACAGGAGCTCATTAGTTTCAAG CCTGCAGTGCTCGACAACCTTCTGAACTCTATGAAGTTTGTTCTTCGAGGAATGGGGATGCTCAGGATAAACCTGGCTAACAAGAACAACAAA ATTCATGCCCGTTCAATCCTCTCCTGCAGCCATTGTCTGGGGGACGACCACGAACTGCTTCCTTTCGTGGCACATGCTTTCTGTTCACTTTGGGCTGACCAAGGGGTGCGAGCAGCCGCAGCCAGAGGTTATGAGTTCGAGCTGAATGACTCTGCACTCTA TTTCTTTGAAAACATGAGTCGAATCATTGCTCCCAACTACGTTCCCACAGAGACGGATGTtctgagagtgagagtgaggaCCTGTGGAATCATTGAGACTCAGTTCCAAGTTGATGGAGTGATGTTTCG GTTGTATGATGTTGGTGGGCAGCGGAGTGAGAGGAGGAAGTGGCTCCGCTGCTTTGACTGTATTCAGGCCGTGTTGTTTGTTGTGGCCCTCAGCAGCTATGATACGACACTAATGGACGATCCTTCAGTG AATCGGTTACAGGAAAGTCTTGAACTTTTTACATCAATCTGCAGTAATACAATCTTTAAGCGCACCTCACTG ATTCTCTTCATGAACAAAACTGACCTTTTCCGGGCGAAGATCCTATGCTCTGGACGACACTTGAGATTTTACCTTTCTAGTTATAAAG GAGCAGATGTGGATGTGGATGCTGCAGCCCGCCACATTACTGCCAtgttctcagcatgtaacaacAATCCTGACAAGACTGTGTACCACCACTTCACAACAGCAACAGACACTACCAATGTACAGGTGGTCTTCCAAATGGTTATAGATCTGATTGTCAAGCAGAATGTAGCAGCTGTCCAGCTGTTGTAA
- the LOC113141335 gene encoding neuropeptide B-like produces the protein MEMRAKLMFPIVFLCLLVACSPTEAWYKQMTGPSYYSVGRASGLLSGIRRSPYVKRGELDPSDNEESVTNSLLSDLNANNYILKTMPVCIKDITPNLQTCELIQEIKGSFKCKADIFLTLDSSDCEG, from the exons ATGGAAATGCGCGCTAAACTCATGTTCCCCATCGTGTTTCTCTGCTTACTGGTCGCTTGCAGTCCGACGGAGGCATGGTACAAGCAGATGACCGGTCCAAGCTACTACTCGGTGGGCAGAGCGTCCGGTTTGCTGTCGGGTATCCGGAGGTCACCGTACGTGAAGAGAGGCGAACTGGACCCGTCAGATAACGAAGAATCTGTGACCAACAGCCTGTTGTCTGATTTAAATGCAAACAATTACATCCTGAAGACGATG CCTGTGTGTATCAAAGACATTACACCAAACCTACAGACCTGTGAACTCATCCAGGAAATCAAGGGTTCTTTCAAGTGCAAAGCAGACATCTTCCTCACTCTGGACTCGTCAGACTGTGAGGGATGA
- the LOC113140604 gene encoding B-cell receptor CD22-like — MDAFTGNVGPVLTVAALKVRLTKLNGNNTMKEGDSVNLTCINRCDGDGLSSAFLWFKNEEPVNDGPVLYLNNMSHTDSGNYTCSLKTHNGTTSGVRNIDVEYGPKNTSVSVRPSAEVDAGSNITLICTSKANPPVETYTWFKMNGHNIINIGKEAELHFRKILHHDGGQYFCMASNKHGSQKSSLVTLKIKG; from the exons atgGATGCATTTACCGGTAATGTTGGCCCAGTATTAACGGTTGCTG CTCTGAAGGTTCGGCTGACAAAACTTAATGGAAACAATACGATGAAAGAAGGAGACTCTGTGAATCTAACCTGCATAAACAGATGTGATGGTGACGGCCTTTCATCTGCTTTCCTCTGGTTTAAAAATGAAGAACCAGTAAATGATGGACCTGTGCTTTATTTAAACAACATGTCCCACACAGACTCTGGAAACTACACTTGTTCTTTAAAAACTCACAATGGAACCACTTCAGGAGTCAGAAATATTGATGTGGAAT ATGGCCCTAAGAACACATCAGTGTCTGTCAGACCATCAGCAGAGGTAGATGCAGGCAGCAACATCACCCTGATCTGCACCAGCAAAGCAAACCCTCCAGTAGAGACTTATACTTGGTTTAAAATGAATGGTCACAATATTATCAATATTGGAAAGGAAGCTGAACTTCACTTTAGGAAGATTCTTCATCATGACGGTGGCCAGTACTTCTGCATGGCCTCTAATAAACATGGAAGTCAAAAGTCCTCTCTTGTCACTTTAAAGATTAAAG GCTGA
- the LOC113141050 gene encoding neurotrimin-like, producing MCTEHRNVTWTLMLLLLSSVLFSKEQVEYPQQHICAVKGSSVVIHCSFFCPETAKVQSVKWGHERSSIYTGPFIFDSESNTSSSRFQYIGDNIHNCSFKIHQVEHDDEGKYAFRFTYRDKNKMDAFTGNVGPVLTVAALKVRLTKLNGNNTMKEGDSVNLTCINRCDGDGLSSAFLWFKNEEPVNDGPVLYLNNMSHTDSGNYTCSLKTHNGTTSGVRNIDVEYGPKNTSVSVRPSAEVDAGSNITLICTSKANPPVETYTWFKMNDHNIINIGKEAELHFRKILHHDGGQYFCMASNKHGSQKSSLVTLKIKAYPSIRSGLIIAPIAVLLIVVTVFSIRRFHGTRAPEPTPEPTPELTPELTPETADHVQDSIYVNWARFENRQSQEENLREEATAELIYTTIDFNSKTKPNMLKQIGDQDVIYSTVCRDQNLNPLCSERP from the exons ATGTGCACGGAACATAGAAACGTAACGTGgacactgatgctgctgcttctgtcca gtgTCCTCTTCAGTAAAGAACAAGTGGAATATCCTCAGCAGCACATCTGTGCAGTGAAAGGCTCATCTGTTGttattcattgttcatttttctgtccTGAAACAGCGAAAGTACAAAGTGTCAAGTGGGGTCATGAAAGGTCCAGTATTTATACGGGTCCTTTCATTTTTGACAGTGAGTCAAACACTTCCTCATCCAGGTTTCAATACATTGGGGATAATATTCACaattgttcatttaaaatacaCCAAGTGGAGCATGATGATGAGGGAAAATATGCCTTCAGATTTACATATAGGGATAAAAACAAGATGGATGCATTTACCGGTAATGTTGGCCCAGTATTAACGGTTGCTG CTCTGAAGGTTCGGCTGACAAAACTTAATGGAAACAATACGATGAAAGAAGGAGACTCTGTGAATCTAACCTGCATAAACAGATGTGATGGTGACGGCCTTTCATCTGCTTTCCTCTGGTTTAAAAATGAAGAACCAGTAAATGATGGACCTGTGCTTTATTTAAACAACATGTCCCACACAGACTCTGGAAACTACACTTGTTCTTTAAAAACTCACAATGGAACCACTTCAGGAGTCAGAAATATTGATGTGGAAT ATGGCCCTAAGAACACATCAGTGTCTGTCAGACCATCAGCAGAGGTAGATGCAGGCAGCAACATCACCCTGATCTGCACCAGCAAAGCAAACCCTCCAGTAGAGACTTATACTtggtttaaaatgaatgatCACAATATTATCAATATTGGAAAGGAAGCTGAACTTCACTTTAGGAAGATTCTTCATCATGACGGTGGCCAGTACTTCTGCATGGCCTCTAATAAACATGGAAGTCAAAAGTCCTCTCTTGTCACTTTAAAGATTAAAG CATATCCATCTATCAGATCTGGACTTATCATTGCTCCCATTGCTGTGCTTCTGATTGTGGTCACTGTTTTTTCTATCAGAAG ATTCCACGGGACAAGAGCACCAGAGCCCACACCAGAGCCCACACCAGAGCTCACACCAGAGCTCACACCAGAGACAGCAGATCACGTACAG GACAGTATCTATGTTAACTGGGCCAGGTTTGAGAACAGACAATCACAAGAGGAAAACTTGCGTGAGGAAGCAACAGCAGAGCTAATCTACACAACTATTGACTTCAACTCTAAAACAAAGCCAAACAT GCTGAAGCAGATAGGTGACCAGGATGTGATTTACAGCACAGTGTGCCG gGACCAAAACTTAAACCCTTTATGTAGTGAACGCCCCTAA